One genomic window of Amphiura filiformis chromosome 3, Afil_fr2py, whole genome shotgun sequence includes the following:
- the LOC140147702 gene encoding protein O-mannose kinase-like, with protein sequence MVQPANASKICFMSIVLVFTGSQLLLISLLTKKSSIFPRLAAGVQSSRLLDSGSGDKHQLNDTDTQCSPGHFQLNNDGICHPMLTCKDIQDSVIRIKHIGGGLVKKVYLATWKKYQVSLVHLSHPYFNDYFLSAAKMLQQFQATPFVTRLLGFCPSASIPAMVTEYHRFGSLENINSILKEKDEDNVVTRFKLCLDYVKIINFLHSSPTGTHVMCDSRHLMKTLAQYLVTSDLHIVLNDLDILPVVDSSKGILTNCGPYQVFGSFVAPEQLWPFTGVKFNESQMPGYDEKTDIWKIPAVVEYLLGEAVHGDRVRYILSQFHQKCRSNDPKLRPTAAEVLKEYLDVQQTLNIKRTKWQF encoded by the exons ATCTGTTTCATGTCGATAGTACTAGTATTTACTGGCTCTCAACTACTGCTCATCTCATTATTGACGAAGAAAAGTTCTATTTTCCCGAGATTGGCAGCAGGTGTTCAGAGTTCCCGACTATTGGATTCAG GATCTGGGGATAAACACCAATTAAATGACACCGACACGCAATGCAGTCCAGGACATTTTCAACTGAATAATGATGGTATTTGTCATCCCATGTTAACCTGTAAGGACATTCAGGACAGTGTCATTAGAATCAAACATATCGGCGGTGGACTAGTTAAGAAA GTGTATCTTGCCACGTGGAAGAAATACCAAGTAAGCCTTGTGCATTTGTCTCATCCATATTTCAACGATTACTTTTTATCTGCCGCCAAAATGCTGCAACAGTTTCAAGCTACTCCATTTGTAACACGGCTTCTTGGATTTTGCCCCTCGGCATCCATTCCTGCAATGGTTACCGAGTATCACAGATTTGGGTCGTTAGAAAACATCAACAGCATCTTAAAGGAAAAAGATGAAGACAATGTAGTGACTAGATTCAAACTTTGTCTTGATTatgtcaaaataattaatttCCTTCATTCTAGTCCGACTGGTACTCATGTAATGTGCGATAGCAGACACTTAATGAAAACACTTGCACAATATTTAGTGACGTCTGATCTCCACATTGTTCTTAACGATTTAGACATACTTCCTGTGGTCGATTCATCCAAAGGAATTTTAACCAATTGTGGCCCTTACCAGGTATTTGGAAGCTTTGTTGCTCCAGAACAATTGTGGCCTTTTACAGGGGTTAAATTCAATGAAAGCCAGATGCCAGGTTATGACGAGAAGACAGACATTTGGAAGATTCCAGCAGTAGTGGAGTATTTGTTAGGAGAAGCCGTCCATGGAGATCGCGTTAGGTACATTTTATCACAATTTCACCAAAAGTGTCGTAGTAACGATCCAAAACTCAGACCTACTGCAGCTGAAGTTTTAAAAGAATACTTAGATGTACAacaaacattgaatattaaaagaaCAAAGTGgcaattttaa